The sequence TTGGTTTGAATAGCCTGATATTTTGCGACGCGACGCGCAACGCAGCCTTTTCGAAGAAGGGCCCCGAGCAATTCTCGATTTCGAGCTCCACTCCGAGACGAGGCTGAACGAGGCGCGATTCCTAACCCGAAAAATTTCGAAGTAGCGGATTCAGATCAGACCACAACTCTTCCTCCATCCCAACCAACCGTTCTCGGCCTGATCGAAGCACCGCAGCCATGGATGCCGTCCGGTCTCTCGTCCAGCCCATCACGCACAACCTGCCGGCTCCCATCCGGGACCTCGGCGTCTCCATCGTCGGCGAGACCTGCTacaaggcgctgctgctcgacgTGGACGTTGAAAACACCGAGTGCATCAAGCTCGCCGTCAGCAAGGGCCTGGGCATTGGCATCGTCGGCGCCTCAGCCGTCGTCAAGGTGCCGCAGATCCTCAAGCTGCTAAAGTCCAAGTCGGCCGAGGGCGTGTCGTTCCTGTCGTACCTGCTCGAGACGAGCGCGTACCTCATCTCGCTGGCGTACAACGTGCGCAATGGCTTCCCCTTCAGCACCTTTGGCGAGACCGCCTTCATCATGGGCCAGAACGtcgtcatctccatcctcgtCCTGAACTACAGCGGCAGGCCTGCCATGGCGGCTCTGTTTGTCGCCGCGCTGGCCATTGGTGCGGCCGCGCTGTTTGCCGACAACGTGCTGGACATGCAGGCTCTGAGCTACCTGCaggctggcgctggtgtTCTCGGCGTCGCCAGCAAGGTTCCCCAGATCCTGGCCATCTGGCAGGAGGGAGGTACCGGCCAGCTCAGTGCTTTTGCGGTTCGTATTTCTCCATATGCTGTCAGACTAACATGATAGCTGACTCAATGATATCTAGGTCTTCAACTACTTGGCCGGCTCGCTGTCTCGCATCTTCACCACGCTCCAGGAAGTCGACGACAAACTGATACTGTACGGTTTCATCTCCGGCTTCGCCCTCAACGCCATCCTCGCTCTACAGATGGTGTACTACTGGAACGCTCCATCTGCAAAGGCTCGGGGCAAGCGGAAGGAAGTTGTCCCCGTCGAGGCCCGCGGAAGCTCAACGGCCGTGCCCAAGAAGGGGCCTACTACTCGTCGCCGTGGTTAGCTAGAATTCTATAGAGTTTcgttttattttgctttggTCTTTATTGGGATGCTGGTGCACAGGTTGGGATCAGGTTACTAGCGGAGGAATatgctaataaaaaaaaaggaggtgGAAACGCCTAATTTACTCGTGGTATGCTCGCCATCTGGTATTCTTGACCTATTATGTATGTaattgcagctgcagctaccatctattactattactttctACTCTCAAAAGGAGTTCTGAGCACAAGTGACAAGTATAGGATACACGTCGCCATGCATTCAACGGAAGCCAAGACTGATGCAGATGTGTTATTCAAAAAGCTCATTGTACAAGTCTACATTGATGCTCGCTAAGCATACCAGCAATACAGCCAACACTTGGGCACATTTTGTCCATAACGCCAGCCGACCCAAATCATAAGCAAGCATAAGCCGCTCCAAGGCTCGATCAAAGAAGCCGCAACGGgtgtgaaaaaaaaggagaaagaaataaaatgaaGAAATGAAATAATCATGACCCTAATTGGGAGCTCACAACCTGCTTTAGCAGACCGAAACCAGCAGTGGTCCAGCCAATGCCGCCAATCCAGACTCTCCGTCCCGCGCACTGCAAGCAGCGCTTCTGCTCGCCCAGATTGCTCACcgagcagctgaagcagacGTGCTTGCCGCAGGCGCCACAGGCTGTATCCTCGACGGCATCGCTGCTGTCCACGTCCATCTCGTCGCCGCGGCTCCCGCCGGCCAGGGCGGCGCCGCAGTCGTCGCAGCTGGTGGGCAGCGGCGCGGGGGGGTTCTCAATGCCGGGCGACGAGCTCGCCGAGCTGGGCTCGGAGCCGATGCTCCAGAAGCGGTGCAGCGACTGCTGGTGgttcgacgacgacgacgcagcGACGGGCGGCGCGGCAGCGGTCGGGGCTTCGTCGcggaactgctgctgctggggccGCTGCTGAGCCGAGTACAGCAGGCCCAGGGTGTGCTCTGCGGGCGCGCAAGATGATGAGTTGGGGATGCTCAAGTGGTGGTGGGCGCGCCATTCGTAGAACTTACGATGGACCTCGTCGTCCGACGGCCTGTTGTCGCGGTAGCGCTTGAGGGTGCGGCTGTGCAGGTTCGCCGGCACGGAGGCGTCCATCATAGAGTTGGCGGCGCCGGGCGAGCAGAGCTCGGAGGCGGAGCGCTTGCGCTTGAGGAGCGTTGCCATGGctgatggagaaaaaaaaaaaaaagagaataggATGGGAGTTTGAGATTGCTTCGGCGTGTATTGGCGGGAGTTCTGTACGCTGTAGAGCTGGAACAATGTCGTCTTGTCTGAGAATGAGAGAAGCAAGAGATGGATACCAAGAAAAACTagagcggaagaagagaagaagaaaaaaagaagcagaatcgAAACAGAATCCAAAGAATAGCACGCACGCTCTTCGCAGTGCTccttgagaaaaaaaaataaatcgtCAGGATGGATGATCAACCAATTGGCACGATGCAAAgtcaaaagagagaaagaggaagaaggaaaaggcggGCGAATTGGGTTTATGGGATGCTGAGTGAGACGGACTGGTGCCGGTCGTTCAGGTAACCGACGAGGACGGGCTGATCCCTGGCTGGAATTTGGAGctgaggaaaaggaaaaaatggCCTGCGCAAGAGCATGGCGCGTCGGTCCTGTGCGTTGCGCGCAACCGCGTAGAGtggctgttcttttttttttttccttttctttttcaagccTGGTCGCGCGACAAATAGTCTTCCCCACTGGCAGCTAACGATTGCTGTGCCTGCGCTATTGATTTGCAGGAACGGTCTTTAGCCGGTGTTTGGTGCTATTGGGGGTGCCGCATATTAGTTGCCTCTAGTATTTCACTCAATCTACAGTATCTAGAATGTGGCAACTCCTAGT comes from Trichoderma asperellum chromosome 3, complete sequence and encodes:
- a CDS encoding uncharacterized protein (TransMembrane:4 (i83-101o107-130i137-155o222-246i)); its protein translation is MDAVRSLVQPITHNLPAPIRDLGVSIVGETCYKALLLDVDVENTECIKLAVSKGLGIGIVGASAVVKVPQILKLLKSKSAEGVSFLSYLLETSAYLISLAYNVRNGFPFSTFGETAFIMGQNVVISILVLNYSGRPAMAALFVAALAIGAAALFADNVLDMQALSYLQAGAGVLGVASKVPQILAIWQEGGTGQLSAFAVFNYLAGSLSRIFTTLQEVDDKLILYGFISGFALNAILALQMVYYWNAPSAKARGKRKEVVPVEARGSSTAVPKKGPTTRRRG
- a CDS encoding uncharacterized protein (EggNog:ENOG41), which gives rise to MATLLKRKRSASELCSPGAANSMMDASVPANLHSRTLKRYRDNRPSDDEVHRKFYEWRAHHHLSIPNSSSCAPAEHTLGLLYSAQQRPQQQQFRDEAPTAAAPPVAASSSSNHQQSLHRFWSIGSEPSSASSSPGIENPPAPLPTSCDDCGAALAGGSRGDEMDVDSSDAVEDTACGACGKHVCFSCSVSNLGEQKRCLQCAGRRVWIGGIGWTTAGFGLLKQVVSSQLGS